The Lolium rigidum isolate FL_2022 unplaced genomic scaffold, APGP_CSIRO_Lrig_0.1 contig_62090_1, whole genome shotgun sequence DNA segment TTGATATTTTTTCCTATGACACAATATACGTCTTTTCTTCAAGAAACTTTGCGGACATGTAAAAGACAGTAACATATGCAACCTCAAAAtaattcattttttatttttatttgttttatgaATGCACTGTTCATCCGGGAGCATATGCTTTCACGAGACAAAACACCTCCTTTTTTTTCGGCAAAGGGTGATTTGTATTAAATCAAAAGTTAGCAGGATCATAGAAAGGACATTGCCTGCTCTGGTGACTGGCCAAGGTGTGGTTAATAACGTTGTTTTCAACACTGGCATCATCTCTCATAAGCACGCGTTGTACCGTGTAAAGATCTCGTGATTGTGTTTTGGTTCTTCCGGACACTCCCATCACCAGGTAACAAGCTATTTTCCAAAGTCTAAACAAGGCTAACAACTTGGTCTAGTTTCGTAGCTGTAATCTTAGTGTTCCTGCAATAAAATCCAATCATGCCATGAAATTTACTCTGGTCCAGGCCGATTATACTGCTACCATGCATGGTTCACAGCCTTTCATCATCAGCGACAGAAATCACCATCATGGCTCTAAGAACAAGCTAGTCGATAAGAAAGAGGACTTGCCTTCTAAATTTTTACTGCACCTACAGTAAGTGTAAATTATATTTTCAGTGTTAACGAAGAAGCCACTAGCGAGAGTTAAGTACCTTACTTCATCGTAAGAAAGATCATGAAATAACATGTCAGATCAAGCTCTGTTGATCTTCTCCATCCTGTGTGAGGTGTGTTCAATCTTGCACTGCCTTGCCGTAAGCTATGTTTTCGCTTTCACTTCACTGTGGACACACAGTAACAACACCGAGTCACGGTCCAAGTACCTTGACTAAGAATTGTAGTGGCATTTTTCTCCCTAAACATGTCTCTTGTGAAAGCCGTTTTATCAATGCCATTAATCTTGCTTCAGTTAAGCCATGGTCTCGCAGCAGAGCACAATATTTAGCTTATATTACCACTGTTCCAAAATAAGTGTAATAGTTTTGTCTAGatttgtgtctagatacatccgtatctaaatAAACCCGTGGCACTTATTTTGGAGCGGAGAGACCGAGAGAGTACAAACTCAAAGAAAATTTCTTCCGGTGCAAAAAGTTACTGAAAAAAAATCTTCCGTGGAAAAGTTCCTGAAAAAAGAAGGCCAATCATAGGCATCATTTGTTTAATCCCCACCAAATTTCCCTCTTTACGTGCCTTGAATCGCACCCCTAATCATCACTAATCTCCTCTATCATCTCCCTTTTATACCCCATGAAATCAAACTTTTAATTAAGAAGCACCATGACATGAAACACCAGCACACCGGTGCACTAGTACCGACTAAACTCGATGCTGAGGACGGGAGGAGTTGCCGTAGAGCGAGGGGCATGTATGTTCATGAGGCCGTATCGTCGTATCCATCCTCCCTTTTGACCACTCGCGCGGTGCCTTCCGCGGGCAGCGAGACGTACGGCCACTTAGCTAGGCGTGCTCAGCTACAGCAATCCACGGAGGGTTGTTTCTGGGAGTGGGACAGTGAGAGCTCTCGAGCTAGCTTGGCTTGCTTTCAAGTCAAGTCGTTGGCAccactccctctcctctccctcccaCTGTATGCCTGTATCTTTCTCTCCAAAACTTCCAATTCTACTAGTAGGAGTATCATTTTGGCTTGGCGAAATGCACGTCCCATCATGAGGCGCATCATGGGCCTGCGGTTGTGGTGCCGGTGGTTGCCTCGCGCTCACGAGCTTTTGCCCACTGGCTCAGCGACCTAAAACCGCACCTCACCACACCTGAGAGCTCGACGCAGTTCAGTTAAGCATGGAGGAGGCTGCAGCGCCTGGATCACGCTCTGCCAGGATGGCGACACTGAGAGAGGTGCTCCTCCTTGTGGCCTTGGTGCTCACGGTGTGCGTGCGAGGAAGCCATGGCGTGACAGATAGCCAGGACAGTGAGTAACCTAGTACCATGCTCTCTTTGCTCCATAACTTCACTACGTGATGAAGTAAGAAATGAACCGTGGAGTTGATTAATTGCAGCTTCTGTTCTACGGGCGTTGATGGATCAGTGGCAGAACGCGCCGCCGACGTGGGGGCAGTCCGATGATCCCTGCGGCGATGCGCCGTGGGACGGAGTGACATGCAGCAACAACAAAGTGATCTCCATGTAAGTGTCCGCAGAGCTCCATCAACAAAATCTTCACTGCACACTCTGCCAGCTCTTCTTACCGTTAATTACTATGCAACCATGTCTTGCAGCAAGGTGTCAACCATGGGCATCAAAGGAGTTCTACCTGCTGACATCGGGCAGCTGACCGACCTGCAATCACTGTACGTCGCAGCACAGCGCTACAGCTAGTGCCAAGCTAAATCTTTTCTCAACCATCTCTGTTCTTGAAGCTCTGCTTTGCATCGCTGAACCATCAGTTATGTTGCCTCTGCAGGGACCTTTCGTTCAATAAAGACCTTGGCGGTGTGCTCACTCCAACCATTGGTAACTTAAAGCAGCTCACCACTTTGTAAGTTTCTGAATGTGACATGCGTTAAGCTTCTGCCTCCAGAGGTGTCATTGTGCTCATGTCTTGCACCGCTTGCTTTGAAGGATCCTAGCCGGTTGCAGCTTTCATGGCAACATCCCGGATGAGTTGGGGAGCCTTCCCAAACTGTCTTACATGTAAGGAAGCAGTCATCAGCTAAGATGATACTACTGCGCATTTGTGCCTCTGTAGTACAGTCTTCTGCAGATGAATTAAGATGGCATCGAACTCTTTTTCAGGGCTCTGAACTCAAATCAGTTCTCGGGAAAAATACCAGCTTCTCTGGGCAATCTCTCCAGCCTCTATTGGTTTGACGTCGCCGACAATCAGCTGACCGGTTCCTTACCAATCTCATCAAACGGCGGAATGGGTCTGGACAAGCTTAccaaaacaaaacatttgtagGTTCTAAAAAATCATTCATTACCACTCCTGAAGCAGATATAAAAACTGGATTGTATCTGTAACCATACTGCTTCTGGTTCTCTGCAGCCACTTCAACAAGAACCAGCTGTCTGGTCCAATTCCAGATGCTCTCTTCAGCCCTGAGATGACACTGATTCATCTGTGAGTTCTTCAAGCCCTGTTACTAGAAGAAAAACAATCTTTTCTAGCAACATGTACTGACACTTGAGATATTTGGTGCAGGCTTTTCGATGGAAATAAATTCACCGGGGATATCCCAGACTCTCTTGGGTTTGTTGCTACACTTGAAGTTGTGTAAGTGCCCTTTTCAGATGAAACTCGGCTCGGCTCAATATATGAATCCTTGATCACATTCTATGCTATGTCTTGACAGCCGGTTGGACAGAAATTCCCTCTCCGGCCCAGTTCCGGCAAACTTGAATAACCTCACTAACGTAAACGAACTGTAAGTTGTTCAAGAGCTGCTGAATACACTGTGCAAGTACAAATCAATAGCCATTGTAAGCACATTATTGTCATATGTTTCAGCAACTTAGCCAACAACCAACTTACCGGACGGTTGCCCGATCTATCTGGGATGACTCTTCTCAATTATGTGTAAGCACCAAGCAATTCGCACCACAAGATTTATGCTGTAAATTGTTCGAACCCGCCACAAGCGCAATGCTTGATCTGATCAATTCGATCTTCTGGTTTACTTACACCACAGTGATCTGAGCAACAACACGTTTGATCCTTCACCGAGCCCACAGTGGTTTTGGAAGTTGCCACAGCTCTCAGCCTTGTAAGTTAACACTGAAAACCTTTGCAACTTCAGAGTACATATGCTCTCGGATAGCTAGATCTGACATTGTCTTGTGATGCCAAATAAAGGATCATACAGTCTGGAAGACTCTACGGCACGGTGCCGACGAGGCTGTTCAGTAGCCCGCAGCTGCAGCAAGTGTAAGCTCACACGCCATCCGTTTTTTGGATCTCACCAAAATCTGATGAAACTGATGATCTTTAAAGTGCAGTAGCAGATCTGACAATGCCTCTTTGCAGAATCCTCGACGGTAACGCGTTCAATGGCACCCTCGACCTGGGAAGGAGCATCAGCAGCGAGCTGAGCATGGTGAGCTTCAAGGACAACGACTTCTCCTCCGTCACGGTGACCTCCAGCTACAACGGCACCCTCACGTGAGTAGTGCCCAATTCCAGTTTACAAACAATGGCAGTGCTGCTTCGTACACTGTTTTGATCTTACTTACAATGGCATTGTTCAGGCTGGCGGGGAACCCGGTGTGCGACCACCTGCCGAACACGGCGTACTGCAACTTGACACAGCACGAGCCGTCGCCGGCGTACACGACGAGCCTCCTCAAGTGCTTCTCGGGGTCGTGCTCGCCGGAGCAGAGCATGAGCCCGCAGAGCTGCGGGTGCGCGTACCCGTACCAGGGCGTGATGTACTTCCGCGCGCCCCTGTTCGGGGACGTGGGCAACGGCACGGCGTTCCAGGAGCTGGAGAGCAAGCTGTGGACGAAGCTGGACCTCACGCCAGGCTCCGTCGCCCTGCAGGACCCCTTCTTCAACAGCGACTCCTACATGCAGGTCCAGGTGAAGCTCTTCCCCTCCGGCGGCCCCTACTTCAACCGCTCCGAGGTCATGCGCATCGGCTTCGACCTCAGCAACCAGACCTTCAAGCCGCCCAAGGAGTTCGGCCCCTACTACTTCATCGCATCCCCATATCCCTTCCCAGGTCTTACCTCAAAAATGGAATTGCTTGTCACTGAAGTGCCGATGTTCTTGTGACTACGTTCTGAGATTGTATGTGGGATGGATGGTTGCAGATCGAAACGGGCCGGTGTCGAGGAGCAAGGGCGCCATCATCGGGATCGCGGTCGGCTGCGGCGTCCTGGTCATCGCGCTCGTCGGAGCGGCCGTCTACGCGCTGGTGCAGAGGCGCCGCGCGCAGAAGGCCACAGAAGAGCTAGGCGGGCCATTCGGTACGTAATCTCTCTCAGAAAACAGAACAGTTTCCATGTTCACCTGGCAATGCCACGGCCTGACGAGTGAGAGACCTGAAACTGTTGCTGCAGCTTCGTGGGCTCGGAGCGAGGAGAAGGGCGGCGCGCCGCGGCTGAAAGGGGCGAGGTGGTTCTCGCACGAGGAGCTCAAGCGGAGCACCAACAACTTCGCGGAGGCGAACGAGCTGGGCTACGGCGGGTACGGCAAGGTGTACAGGGGCATGCTGCCCAACGGGCAGTTCATCGCCATCAAGAGGGCGCAGCAGGGGTCCATGCAGGGCGGACAGGAGTTCAAGACCGAGATCGAGCTGCTCTCCCGGGTGCACCACAAGAACCTCGTCGGCCTCGTCGGCTTCTGCTTCGAGCAGGGCGAGCAAATGCTCGTCTACGAGTACATGTCCGCCGGCACGCTGCGCGACAGCCTCGCCGGCAAGAGCGGCCTGCATCTCGACTGGAAGAAGCGGCTCCGGGTGGCGCTCGGGGCCGCGCGCGGGCTCGCCTACCTGCACGAGCTCGCCGACCCGCCCATCATCCACCGGGATGTCAAGTCCAGCAACATCCTCATGGACGAGCACCTCACGGCCAAGGTCGCCGACTTCGGCCTCTCCAAATTAGTGTCCGACAGCGAGAGGGGGCATGTTAGCACCCAAGTGAAAGGAACCCTGGTAATTCTCAGTAACCCGCTTATGCATGACACACTGAATCCATCCCTGCAGATGACCCTTCCGTTTTGATGTGACTCGGTGTGTttgttcttcacctgcagggttatCTGGATCCTGAGTATTACATGTCTCAGCAACTGACAGAGAAGAGCGATGTCTACAGCTTCGGCGTGGTCATGCTCGAGCTGATCATCGCCAGGCAGCCGATCGAGAAGGGTAAGTACATTGTTCGGGAGGCGAAGAGGGTTTTC contains these protein-coding regions:
- the LOC124681941 gene encoding leucine-rich repeat receptor protein kinase HPCA1-like; its protein translation is MEEAAAPGSRSARMATLREVLLLVALVLTVCVRGSHGVTDSQDTSVLRALMDQWQNAPPTWGQSDDPCGDAPWDGVTCSNNKVISIKVSTMGIKGVLPADIGQLTDLQSLDLSFNKDLGGVLTPTIGNLKQLTTLILAGCSFHGNIPDELGSLPKLSYMALNSNQFSGKIPASLGNLSSLYWFDVADNQLTGSLPISSNGGMGLDKLTKTKHFHFNKNQLSGPIPDALFSPEMTLIHLLFDGNKFTGDIPDSLGFVATLEVVRLDRNSLSGPVPANLNNLTNVNELNLANNQLTGRLPDLSGMTLLNYVDLSNNTFDPSPSPQWFWKLPQLSALIIQSGRLYGTVPTRLFSSPQLQQVILDGNAFNGTLDLGRSISSELSMVSFKDNDFSSVTVTSSYNGTLTLAGNPVCDHLPNTAYCNLTQHEPSPAYTTSLLKCFSGSCSPEQSMSPQSCGCAYPYQGVMYFRAPLFGDVGNGTAFQELESKLWTKLDLTPGSVALQDPFFNSDSYMQVQVKLFPSGGPYFNRSEVMRIGFDLSNQTFKPPKEFGPYYFIASPYPFPDRNGPVSRSKGAIIGIAVGCGVLVIALVGAAVYALVQRRRAQKATEELGGPFASWARSEEKGGAPRLKGARWFSHEELKRSTNNFAEANELGYGGYGKVYRGMLPNGQFIAIKRAQQGSMQGGQEFKTEIELLSRVHHKNLVGLVGFCFEQGEQMLVYEYMSAGTLRDSLAGKSGLHLDWKKRLRVALGAARGLAYLHELADPPIIHRDVKSSNILMDEHLTAKVADFGLSKLVSDSERGHVSTQVKGTLGYLDPEYYMSQQLTEKSDVYSFGVVMLELIIARQPIEKGKYIVREAKRVFDPTDPEFCGLRAMIDPRIMNTNNHLAAFTKFVQLALRCVEEGAAARPSMSDVVKEIEMMLQSEGLSSASTSASTSATDFGVTKGAPPRHPYDDPLPKKDKEMSTDSFDDYSGGYSFQSKVEPK